One Oncorhynchus kisutch isolate 150728-3 linkage group LG11, Okis_V2, whole genome shotgun sequence genomic region harbors:
- the LOC109899033 gene encoding annexin A6 isoform X1, producing the protein MLSVHWMKGRRSVEMKSVAKEFFCLTDETDQGRVSVSIRGASMRSSHAPGHCKGSESVLRRTVTLDYNDGDDYDDTEGIAEHTTKPEVTEEWMSVMGAKLPELPVHKKETSRTKCESPKEYIQLQSDKGMSVPETQTRMKDQAKILLPLKPFSEGYEAAFLRDRMRRLCRRSGPPFSLFSPTESLGDILYRKTKHVFDYTVTNMKDKKPDVSRCGSNLNQCVKPALPVRKGFNVSTSRYSQRREQSIDQMTVIRKDHVGRPLLMLKGNASLTNSDGSNNTDSFAYSPRLTKGKPSTSSQPGPDTRIPPVVTRNHSDIIREERKRHYYKDLCQQVEEKRQQKARERRRITTAEQTHNETMQFFTWGMPGSGAPNYHLDSVRRNKFSSTEIIPQEQPTIVPYEEFDVMADIKAIRKACKGLGTDEQAIIDILANRCAAQRMEIKQAYFDKYDDKELVDVLKSELGGNFENAVLAMLDPPVVYAVKELRRAMKGAGTDEDTLVEILCTATNADIHMFKECYFQVHERDLESDVEGDTSGDVRNLLTALLQGTRDETYDVDEGLAEADATALFEAGEGCFGTDESTFSFVLANRNYLQLQATFKVYEQLSGTEILDAIDNEVSGTLKDCYITLVRVAKNPQLYFARRLNEAMKGAGTDEDTLIRILVCRSEYDLETIKDMYLEKYDMSLKDAIKSECGGDFKRLLLAICH; encoded by the exons ATGTTGTCTGTGCACTGGATGAAGGGCAGGCGAAGTGTGGAGATGAAAAGTGTCGCGAAGGAGTTCTTCTGTCTCACTGATGAGACAGACCAAGGGAGGGTGAGTGTGTCAATACGTGGAGCCAGTATGAGGAGCAGCCACGCTCCTGGACACTGCAAAGGGAGTGAATCTGTGCTGCGCAG GACTGTGACCTTGGATTATAATGATGGTGATGACTATGATGATACAGAGGGAATCGCTGAACATACAACAAAACCAGAAGTCACAGAAG AATGGATGTCAGTCATGGGGGCAAAACTCCCAGAGTTACCAGTTCATAAAAAGGAGACCTCAAGAACG AAATGTGAGTCTCCAAAAGAATATATTCAGCTCCAAAGTGATAAAG GGATGAGTGTACCAGAAACACAGACAAGGATGAAAGATCAGGCCAAGATACTG TTACCACTAAAGCCTTTCAGTGAGGGATATGAGGCTGCATTCCTCAGGGACAGAA TGCGAAGGCTCTGCAGAAGATCAGGACCTCCTTTCTCGCTGTTCTCCCCTACGGAAAGCCTGGGGGACATACTGTACAGGAAAACCAAGCATGTGTTTGACTACACAGTCACGAACATGAAAGACAAAAAGCCCG ATGTTTCAAGGTGTGGTTCCAATCTAAACCAATGTGTTAAACCAGCCCTTCCAGTACGGAAGGGATTCAATGTATCCACATCTAGGTACAGCCAG AGAAGGGAACAATCAATTGATCAGATGACGGTGATCAGAAAAGATCATG TCGGTAGGCCTTTACTAATGCTGAAAGGCAATGCAAGTCTAACCAACAGTGATGGAAGCAACAACACGGATTCATTTGCTTATTCACCCAGACTCACAAAG GGTAAACCATCAACCTCCTCTCAGCCAGGACCTGACACCAGGATCCCACCAGTAGTAACCaggaaccattctgacatcatcAGAGAG GAAAGAAAGAGGCACTACTACAAAGACCTGTGTCAgcaggtggaggagaagagacaacaaaaagcgagggagaggagaaggattaCCACCGCCGAACAAACT CACAATGAGACAATGCAGTTCTTCACCTGGGGGATGCCAGGGAGCGGAGCCCCAAACTACCACCTGGACTCTGTGAGAAGGAACAAGTTCAGTTCCACAGAAATTATACCCCAGGAACAG CCCACTATCGTGCCATATGAGGAGTTTGATGTTATGGCTGATATAAAGGCCATACGCAAAGCCTGTAAAGGCTTGG GCACTGATGAACAAGCCATCATTGACATACTGGCTAACCGCTGTGCAGCCCAGCGGATGGAAATTAAACAAGCCTATTTTGATAAATATGACGAT aAGGAGTTGGTGGATGTGCTGAAGAGTGAGCTGGGGGGGAACTTTGAGAATGCCGTCCTGGCCATGCTGGACCCTCCAGTCGTCTATGCAGTGAAGGAGCTCAGGAGGGCCATGAAGGGAGCAGGCACTGATGAGGATACTCTGGTGGAGATTCTGTGCACTGCCACAAACGCT GATATTCACATGTTCAAAGAATGCTACTTTCAGG TGCATGAACGGGACCTGGAATCAGATGTCGAAGGGGACACTAGTGGAGATGTGAGAAACCTGCTCACTGCTCTTTTACAG GGCACCAGAGATGAGACTTACGATGTGGATGAGGGTCTGGCTGAAGCAGATGCCACCGCCCTGTTTGAG GCTGGTGAGGGATGTTTTGGGACGGATGAATCCACTTTCAGCTTCGTCCTGGCCAACCGAAACTACCTTCAGCTACAGGCCACCTTCAAGGTGTATGAGCAG CTCTCTGGAACAGAAATTCTGGATGCCATTGATAATGAGGTCTCTGGGACACTGAAGGACTGTTACATCACACTTG TGAGGGTTGCTAAAAACCCTCAGCTGTATTTCGCCCGGCGACTGAATGAAGCCATGAAAGGAGCAGGCACTGATGAGGACACCCTCATCCGCATCCTTGTATGCCGCTCTGAG TATGATTTGGAGACCATTAAAGACATGTACCTGGAGAAGTATGACATGTCCCTGAAGGATGCCATCAAATCTGAGTGTGGTGGAGACTTCAAACGTCTCCTGCTGGCTATCTGCCATTGA
- the LOC109899033 gene encoding annexin A13 isoform X5 yields the protein MTLHIRFTRQSFHNYGKESDSLQQPKTHNSETNLSKMGNCQPTIVPYEEFDVMADIKAIRKACKGLGTDEQAIIDILANRCAAQRMEIKQAYFDKYDDELVDVLKSELGGNFENAVLAMLDPPVVYAVKELRRAMKGAGTDEDTLVEILCTATNADIHMFKECYFQVHERDLESDVEGDTSGDVRNLLTALLQGTRDETYDVDEGLAEADATALFEAGEGCFGTDESTFSFVLANRNYLQLQATFKVYEQLSGTEILDAIDNEVSGTLKDCYITLVRVAKNPQLYFARRLNEAMKGAGTDEDTLIRILVCRSEYDLETIKDMYLEKYDMSLKDAIKSECGGDFKRLLLAICH from the exons ATGACGTTGCACATTCGTTTTACTCGCCAGTCCTTCCACAACTACGGTAAAGAATCCGACTCTCTTCAGCAGCCCAAGACTCACAACAGCGAGACAAACCTTTCGAAAATGGGCAACTGTCAA CCCACTATCGTGCCATATGAGGAGTTTGATGTTATGGCTGATATAAAGGCCATACGCAAAGCCTGTAAAGGCTTGG GCACTGATGAACAAGCCATCATTGACATACTGGCTAACCGCTGTGCAGCCCAGCGGATGGAAATTAAACAAGCCTATTTTGATAAATATGACGAT GAGTTGGTGGATGTGCTGAAGAGTGAGCTGGGGGGGAACTTTGAGAATGCCGTCCTGGCCATGCTGGACCCTCCAGTCGTCTATGCAGTGAAGGAGCTCAGGAGGGCCATGAAGGGAGCAGGCACTGATGAGGATACTCTGGTGGAGATTCTGTGCACTGCCACAAACGCT GATATTCACATGTTCAAAGAATGCTACTTTCAGG TGCATGAACGGGACCTGGAATCAGATGTCGAAGGGGACACTAGTGGAGATGTGAGAAACCTGCTCACTGCTCTTTTACAG GGCACCAGAGATGAGACTTACGATGTGGATGAGGGTCTGGCTGAAGCAGATGCCACCGCCCTGTTTGAG GCTGGTGAGGGATGTTTTGGGACGGATGAATCCACTTTCAGCTTCGTCCTGGCCAACCGAAACTACCTTCAGCTACAGGCCACCTTCAAGGTGTATGAGCAG CTCTCTGGAACAGAAATTCTGGATGCCATTGATAATGAGGTCTCTGGGACACTGAAGGACTGTTACATCACACTTG TGAGGGTTGCTAAAAACCCTCAGCTGTATTTCGCCCGGCGACTGAATGAAGCCATGAAAGGAGCAGGCACTGATGAGGACACCCTCATCCGCATCCTTGTATGCCGCTCTGAG TATGATTTGGAGACCATTAAAGACATGTACCTGGAGAAGTATGACATGTCCCTGAAGGATGCCATCAAATCTGAGTGTGGTGGAGACTTCAAACGTCTCCTGCTGGCTATCTGCCATTGA
- the LOC109899033 gene encoding annexin A7 isoform X4, with protein MLSVHWMKGRRSVEMKSVAKEFFCLTDETDQGRVSVSIRGASMRSSHAPGHCKGSESVLRRTVTLDYNDGDDYDDTEGIAEHTTKPEVTEEWMSVMGAKLPELPVHKKETSRTKCESPKEYIQLQSDKGMSVPETQTRMKDQAKILLPLKPFSEGYEAAFLRDRMRRLCRRSGPPFSLFSPTESLGDILYRKTKHVFDYTVTNMKDKKPDVSRCGSNLNQCVKPALPVRKGFNVSTSRYSQRREQSIDQMTVIRKDHVGRPLLMLKGNASLTNSDGSNNTDSFAYSPRLTKERKRHYYKDLCQQVEEKRQQKARERRRITTAEQTHNETMQFFTWGMPGSGAPNYHLDSVRRNKFSSTEIIPQEQPTIVPYEEFDVMADIKAIRKACKGLGTDEQAIIDILANRCAAQRMEIKQAYFDKYDDELVDVLKSELGGNFENAVLAMLDPPVVYAVKELRRAMKGAGTDEDTLVEILCTATNADIHMFKECYFQVHERDLESDVEGDTSGDVRNLLTALLQGTRDETYDVDEGLAEADATALFEAGEGCFGTDESTFSFVLANRNYLQLQATFKVYEQLSGTEILDAIDNEVSGTLKDCYITLVRVAKNPQLYFARRLNEAMKGAGTDEDTLIRILVCRSEYDLETIKDMYLEKYDMSLKDAIKSECGGDFKRLLLAICH; from the exons ATGTTGTCTGTGCACTGGATGAAGGGCAGGCGAAGTGTGGAGATGAAAAGTGTCGCGAAGGAGTTCTTCTGTCTCACTGATGAGACAGACCAAGGGAGGGTGAGTGTGTCAATACGTGGAGCCAGTATGAGGAGCAGCCACGCTCCTGGACACTGCAAAGGGAGTGAATCTGTGCTGCGCAG GACTGTGACCTTGGATTATAATGATGGTGATGACTATGATGATACAGAGGGAATCGCTGAACATACAACAAAACCAGAAGTCACAGAAG AATGGATGTCAGTCATGGGGGCAAAACTCCCAGAGTTACCAGTTCATAAAAAGGAGACCTCAAGAACG AAATGTGAGTCTCCAAAAGAATATATTCAGCTCCAAAGTGATAAAG GGATGAGTGTACCAGAAACACAGACAAGGATGAAAGATCAGGCCAAGATACTG TTACCACTAAAGCCTTTCAGTGAGGGATATGAGGCTGCATTCCTCAGGGACAGAA TGCGAAGGCTCTGCAGAAGATCAGGACCTCCTTTCTCGCTGTTCTCCCCTACGGAAAGCCTGGGGGACATACTGTACAGGAAAACCAAGCATGTGTTTGACTACACAGTCACGAACATGAAAGACAAAAAGCCCG ATGTTTCAAGGTGTGGTTCCAATCTAAACCAATGTGTTAAACCAGCCCTTCCAGTACGGAAGGGATTCAATGTATCCACATCTAGGTACAGCCAG AGAAGGGAACAATCAATTGATCAGATGACGGTGATCAGAAAAGATCATG TCGGTAGGCCTTTACTAATGCTGAAAGGCAATGCAAGTCTAACCAACAGTGATGGAAGCAACAACACGGATTCATTTGCTTATTCACCCAGACTCACAAAG GAAAGAAAGAGGCACTACTACAAAGACCTGTGTCAgcaggtggaggagaagagacaacaaaaagcgagggagaggagaaggattaCCACCGCCGAACAAACT CACAATGAGACAATGCAGTTCTTCACCTGGGGGATGCCAGGGAGCGGAGCCCCAAACTACCACCTGGACTCTGTGAGAAGGAACAAGTTCAGTTCCACAGAAATTATACCCCAGGAACAG CCCACTATCGTGCCATATGAGGAGTTTGATGTTATGGCTGATATAAAGGCCATACGCAAAGCCTGTAAAGGCTTGG GCACTGATGAACAAGCCATCATTGACATACTGGCTAACCGCTGTGCAGCCCAGCGGATGGAAATTAAACAAGCCTATTTTGATAAATATGACGAT GAGTTGGTGGATGTGCTGAAGAGTGAGCTGGGGGGGAACTTTGAGAATGCCGTCCTGGCCATGCTGGACCCTCCAGTCGTCTATGCAGTGAAGGAGCTCAGGAGGGCCATGAAGGGAGCAGGCACTGATGAGGATACTCTGGTGGAGATTCTGTGCACTGCCACAAACGCT GATATTCACATGTTCAAAGAATGCTACTTTCAGG TGCATGAACGGGACCTGGAATCAGATGTCGAAGGGGACACTAGTGGAGATGTGAGAAACCTGCTCACTGCTCTTTTACAG GGCACCAGAGATGAGACTTACGATGTGGATGAGGGTCTGGCTGAAGCAGATGCCACCGCCCTGTTTGAG GCTGGTGAGGGATGTTTTGGGACGGATGAATCCACTTTCAGCTTCGTCCTGGCCAACCGAAACTACCTTCAGCTACAGGCCACCTTCAAGGTGTATGAGCAG CTCTCTGGAACAGAAATTCTGGATGCCATTGATAATGAGGTCTCTGGGACACTGAAGGACTGTTACATCACACTTG TGAGGGTTGCTAAAAACCCTCAGCTGTATTTCGCCCGGCGACTGAATGAAGCCATGAAAGGAGCAGGCACTGATGAGGACACCCTCATCCGCATCCTTGTATGCCGCTCTGAG TATGATTTGGAGACCATTAAAGACATGTACCTGGAGAAGTATGACATGTCCCTGAAGGATGCCATCAAATCTGAGTGTGGTGGAGACTTCAAACGTCTCCTGCTGGCTATCTGCCATTGA
- the LOC109899033 gene encoding annexin A7 isoform X3, giving the protein MLSVHWMKGRRSVEMKSVAKEFFCLTDETDQGRVSVSIRGASMRSSHAPGHCKGSESVLRRTVTLDYNDGDDYDDTEGIAEHTTKPEVTEEWMSVMGAKLPELPVHKKETSRTKCESPKEYIQLQSDKGMSVPETQTRMKDQAKILLPLKPFSEGYEAAFLRDRMRRLCRRSGPPFSLFSPTESLGDILYRKTKHVFDYTVTNMKDKKPDVSRCGSNLNQCVKPALPVRKGFNVSTSRYSQRREQSIDQMTVIRKDHVGRPLLMLKGNASLTNSDGSNNTDSFAYSPRLTKERKRHYYKDLCQQVEEKRQQKARERRRITTAEQTHNETMQFFTWGMPGSGAPNYHLDSVRRNKFSSTEIIPQEQPTIVPYEEFDVMADIKAIRKACKGLGTDEQAIIDILANRCAAQRMEIKQAYFDKYDDKELVDVLKSELGGNFENAVLAMLDPPVVYAVKELRRAMKGAGTDEDTLVEILCTATNADIHMFKECYFQVHERDLESDVEGDTSGDVRNLLTALLQGTRDETYDVDEGLAEADATALFEAGEGCFGTDESTFSFVLANRNYLQLQATFKVYEQLSGTEILDAIDNEVSGTLKDCYITLVRVAKNPQLYFARRLNEAMKGAGTDEDTLIRILVCRSEYDLETIKDMYLEKYDMSLKDAIKSECGGDFKRLLLAICH; this is encoded by the exons ATGTTGTCTGTGCACTGGATGAAGGGCAGGCGAAGTGTGGAGATGAAAAGTGTCGCGAAGGAGTTCTTCTGTCTCACTGATGAGACAGACCAAGGGAGGGTGAGTGTGTCAATACGTGGAGCCAGTATGAGGAGCAGCCACGCTCCTGGACACTGCAAAGGGAGTGAATCTGTGCTGCGCAG GACTGTGACCTTGGATTATAATGATGGTGATGACTATGATGATACAGAGGGAATCGCTGAACATACAACAAAACCAGAAGTCACAGAAG AATGGATGTCAGTCATGGGGGCAAAACTCCCAGAGTTACCAGTTCATAAAAAGGAGACCTCAAGAACG AAATGTGAGTCTCCAAAAGAATATATTCAGCTCCAAAGTGATAAAG GGATGAGTGTACCAGAAACACAGACAAGGATGAAAGATCAGGCCAAGATACTG TTACCACTAAAGCCTTTCAGTGAGGGATATGAGGCTGCATTCCTCAGGGACAGAA TGCGAAGGCTCTGCAGAAGATCAGGACCTCCTTTCTCGCTGTTCTCCCCTACGGAAAGCCTGGGGGACATACTGTACAGGAAAACCAAGCATGTGTTTGACTACACAGTCACGAACATGAAAGACAAAAAGCCCG ATGTTTCAAGGTGTGGTTCCAATCTAAACCAATGTGTTAAACCAGCCCTTCCAGTACGGAAGGGATTCAATGTATCCACATCTAGGTACAGCCAG AGAAGGGAACAATCAATTGATCAGATGACGGTGATCAGAAAAGATCATG TCGGTAGGCCTTTACTAATGCTGAAAGGCAATGCAAGTCTAACCAACAGTGATGGAAGCAACAACACGGATTCATTTGCTTATTCACCCAGACTCACAAAG GAAAGAAAGAGGCACTACTACAAAGACCTGTGTCAgcaggtggaggagaagagacaacaaaaagcgagggagaggagaaggattaCCACCGCCGAACAAACT CACAATGAGACAATGCAGTTCTTCACCTGGGGGATGCCAGGGAGCGGAGCCCCAAACTACCACCTGGACTCTGTGAGAAGGAACAAGTTCAGTTCCACAGAAATTATACCCCAGGAACAG CCCACTATCGTGCCATATGAGGAGTTTGATGTTATGGCTGATATAAAGGCCATACGCAAAGCCTGTAAAGGCTTGG GCACTGATGAACAAGCCATCATTGACATACTGGCTAACCGCTGTGCAGCCCAGCGGATGGAAATTAAACAAGCCTATTTTGATAAATATGACGAT aAGGAGTTGGTGGATGTGCTGAAGAGTGAGCTGGGGGGGAACTTTGAGAATGCCGTCCTGGCCATGCTGGACCCTCCAGTCGTCTATGCAGTGAAGGAGCTCAGGAGGGCCATGAAGGGAGCAGGCACTGATGAGGATACTCTGGTGGAGATTCTGTGCACTGCCACAAACGCT GATATTCACATGTTCAAAGAATGCTACTTTCAGG TGCATGAACGGGACCTGGAATCAGATGTCGAAGGGGACACTAGTGGAGATGTGAGAAACCTGCTCACTGCTCTTTTACAG GGCACCAGAGATGAGACTTACGATGTGGATGAGGGTCTGGCTGAAGCAGATGCCACCGCCCTGTTTGAG GCTGGTGAGGGATGTTTTGGGACGGATGAATCCACTTTCAGCTTCGTCCTGGCCAACCGAAACTACCTTCAGCTACAGGCCACCTTCAAGGTGTATGAGCAG CTCTCTGGAACAGAAATTCTGGATGCCATTGATAATGAGGTCTCTGGGACACTGAAGGACTGTTACATCACACTTG TGAGGGTTGCTAAAAACCCTCAGCTGTATTTCGCCCGGCGACTGAATGAAGCCATGAAAGGAGCAGGCACTGATGAGGACACCCTCATCCGCATCCTTGTATGCCGCTCTGAG TATGATTTGGAGACCATTAAAGACATGTACCTGGAGAAGTATGACATGTCCCTGAAGGATGCCATCAAATCTGAGTGTGGTGGAGACTTCAAACGTCTCCTGCTGGCTATCTGCCATTGA
- the LOC109899033 gene encoding annexin A6 isoform X2, with the protein MLSVHWMKGRRSVEMKSVAKEFFCLTDETDQGRVSVSIRGASMRSSHAPGHCKGSESVLRRTVTLDYNDGDDYDDTEGIAEHTTKPEVTEEWMSVMGAKLPELPVHKKETSRTKCESPKEYIQLQSDKGMSVPETQTRMKDQAKILLPLKPFSEGYEAAFLRDRMRRLCRRSGPPFSLFSPTESLGDILYRKTKHVFDYTVTNMKDKKPDVSRCGSNLNQCVKPALPVRKGFNVSTSRYSQRREQSIDQMTVIRKDHVGRPLLMLKGNASLTNSDGSNNTDSFAYSPRLTKGKPSTSSQPGPDTRIPPVVTRNHSDIIREERKRHYYKDLCQQVEEKRQQKARERRRITTAEQTHNETMQFFTWGMPGSGAPNYHLDSVRRNKFSSTEIIPQEQPTIVPYEEFDVMADIKAIRKACKGLGTDEQAIIDILANRCAAQRMEIKQAYFDKYDDELVDVLKSELGGNFENAVLAMLDPPVVYAVKELRRAMKGAGTDEDTLVEILCTATNADIHMFKECYFQVHERDLESDVEGDTSGDVRNLLTALLQGTRDETYDVDEGLAEADATALFEAGEGCFGTDESTFSFVLANRNYLQLQATFKVYEQLSGTEILDAIDNEVSGTLKDCYITLVRVAKNPQLYFARRLNEAMKGAGTDEDTLIRILVCRSEYDLETIKDMYLEKYDMSLKDAIKSECGGDFKRLLLAICH; encoded by the exons ATGTTGTCTGTGCACTGGATGAAGGGCAGGCGAAGTGTGGAGATGAAAAGTGTCGCGAAGGAGTTCTTCTGTCTCACTGATGAGACAGACCAAGGGAGGGTGAGTGTGTCAATACGTGGAGCCAGTATGAGGAGCAGCCACGCTCCTGGACACTGCAAAGGGAGTGAATCTGTGCTGCGCAG GACTGTGACCTTGGATTATAATGATGGTGATGACTATGATGATACAGAGGGAATCGCTGAACATACAACAAAACCAGAAGTCACAGAAG AATGGATGTCAGTCATGGGGGCAAAACTCCCAGAGTTACCAGTTCATAAAAAGGAGACCTCAAGAACG AAATGTGAGTCTCCAAAAGAATATATTCAGCTCCAAAGTGATAAAG GGATGAGTGTACCAGAAACACAGACAAGGATGAAAGATCAGGCCAAGATACTG TTACCACTAAAGCCTTTCAGTGAGGGATATGAGGCTGCATTCCTCAGGGACAGAA TGCGAAGGCTCTGCAGAAGATCAGGACCTCCTTTCTCGCTGTTCTCCCCTACGGAAAGCCTGGGGGACATACTGTACAGGAAAACCAAGCATGTGTTTGACTACACAGTCACGAACATGAAAGACAAAAAGCCCG ATGTTTCAAGGTGTGGTTCCAATCTAAACCAATGTGTTAAACCAGCCCTTCCAGTACGGAAGGGATTCAATGTATCCACATCTAGGTACAGCCAG AGAAGGGAACAATCAATTGATCAGATGACGGTGATCAGAAAAGATCATG TCGGTAGGCCTTTACTAATGCTGAAAGGCAATGCAAGTCTAACCAACAGTGATGGAAGCAACAACACGGATTCATTTGCTTATTCACCCAGACTCACAAAG GGTAAACCATCAACCTCCTCTCAGCCAGGACCTGACACCAGGATCCCACCAGTAGTAACCaggaaccattctgacatcatcAGAGAG GAAAGAAAGAGGCACTACTACAAAGACCTGTGTCAgcaggtggaggagaagagacaacaaaaagcgagggagaggagaaggattaCCACCGCCGAACAAACT CACAATGAGACAATGCAGTTCTTCACCTGGGGGATGCCAGGGAGCGGAGCCCCAAACTACCACCTGGACTCTGTGAGAAGGAACAAGTTCAGTTCCACAGAAATTATACCCCAGGAACAG CCCACTATCGTGCCATATGAGGAGTTTGATGTTATGGCTGATATAAAGGCCATACGCAAAGCCTGTAAAGGCTTGG GCACTGATGAACAAGCCATCATTGACATACTGGCTAACCGCTGTGCAGCCCAGCGGATGGAAATTAAACAAGCCTATTTTGATAAATATGACGAT GAGTTGGTGGATGTGCTGAAGAGTGAGCTGGGGGGGAACTTTGAGAATGCCGTCCTGGCCATGCTGGACCCTCCAGTCGTCTATGCAGTGAAGGAGCTCAGGAGGGCCATGAAGGGAGCAGGCACTGATGAGGATACTCTGGTGGAGATTCTGTGCACTGCCACAAACGCT GATATTCACATGTTCAAAGAATGCTACTTTCAGG TGCATGAACGGGACCTGGAATCAGATGTCGAAGGGGACACTAGTGGAGATGTGAGAAACCTGCTCACTGCTCTTTTACAG GGCACCAGAGATGAGACTTACGATGTGGATGAGGGTCTGGCTGAAGCAGATGCCACCGCCCTGTTTGAG GCTGGTGAGGGATGTTTTGGGACGGATGAATCCACTTTCAGCTTCGTCCTGGCCAACCGAAACTACCTTCAGCTACAGGCCACCTTCAAGGTGTATGAGCAG CTCTCTGGAACAGAAATTCTGGATGCCATTGATAATGAGGTCTCTGGGACACTGAAGGACTGTTACATCACACTTG TGAGGGTTGCTAAAAACCCTCAGCTGTATTTCGCCCGGCGACTGAATGAAGCCATGAAAGGAGCAGGCACTGATGAGGACACCCTCATCCGCATCCTTGTATGCCGCTCTGAG TATGATTTGGAGACCATTAAAGACATGTACCTGGAGAAGTATGACATGTCCCTGAAGGATGCCATCAAATCTGAGTGTGGTGGAGACTTCAAACGTCTCCTGCTGGCTATCTGCCATTGA
- the LOC109899411 gene encoding annexin A13-like, with translation MSATTSGKYEDISTIYLSDLNAAGQISVKMGNCQPTIMPCEDFDVAADIKALSKACKGLGTDEQVIIDILTNRCAAQRMEIKQAYFDKYKNELVDVLKSELGGNFENAVVAMLDPPVVYAVKELRRAMKGAGTDEDTLVEILCTATNADIHMLKECYFQVHERDLESDIDGDTSGDVRNLLTALLQGTRDESYDVDEGLAEADATALFEAGEGCFGTDESTFNFILAKRNYLQLQATFKVYEQLSGTEILDAIENEVSGTLKGCYITLVRVAKNPQLYFARRLNEAMKGAGTDEDTLIRIVICRSEYDLETIKDMYLEKYDMSLKDAIKSECGGDFKRLLLAVCH, from the exons ATGTCCGCTACCACATCTGGTAAATACGAGGATATCTCAACTATATACCTCAGTGATCTCAACGCAGCGGGACAAATATCTGTAAAAATGGGAAACTGCCAA CCCACAATCATGCCATGCGAGGACTTTGATGTTGCGGCTGACATAAAGGCCTTAAGCAAAGCCTGCAAAGGCTTGG GCACTGATGAACAGGTCATCATTGACATACTTACTAACCGCTGTGCAGCCCAGCGCATGGAAATTAAACAGGCCTATTTTGACAAGTATAAGAAT GAGTTGGTGGATGTGCTGAAGAGTGAGCTGGGGGGGAACTTTGAGAATGCCGTCGTGGCCATGCTGGACCCTCCAGTCGTCTATGCAGTGAAGGAGCTCAGGAGGGCCATGAAGGGAGCAGGCACTGATGAGGATACTCTGGTGGAGATTCTGTGCACTGCCACAAACGCT GATATTCACATGTTAAAAGAATGCTACTTTCAGG TGCATGAACGGGACCTGGAATCAGATATTGATGGGGACACTAGTGGAGATGTGAGAAACCTGCTCACTGCTCTTTTACAG GGCACCAGAGATGAGAGTTACGATGTGGATGAGGGTCTGGCTGAAGCAGATGCCACCGCCCTGTTTGAG GCTGGTGAGGGATGTTTTGGGACAGATGAATCCACGTTCAACTTTATCCTGGCCAAAAGAAACTATCTGCAACTTCAGGCCACCTTCAAGGTGTATGAGCAG CTCTCTGGAACGGAAATTCTGGATGCCATTGAGAATGAGGTCTCTGGGACACTGAAGGGCTGCTACATCACACTTG TGAGGGTTGCTAAGAACCCTCAGCTGTATTTCGCCCGGCGACTGAATGAAGCCATGAAAGGAGCAGGCACTGATGAGGACACCCTCATCCGCATCGTCATATGCCGCTCTGAG TACGACCTGGAGACCATTAAAGACATGTACCTGGAGAAGTATGACATGTCCCTGAAGGATGCCATCAAATCTGAGTGTGGTGGAGACTTCAAACGTCTCCTGCTGGCTGTTTGCCATTGA